The Euphorbia lathyris chromosome 8, ddEupLath1.1, whole genome shotgun sequence genome has a window encoding:
- the LOC136204172 gene encoding cytochrome P450 714A1-like: MEISLCKMTVSTVIFSAILAVIFHLYISIVVRSRKVKEKLKIQGIKGPSPSFFYGNLSEMQKIQMNFRAKFSSSSFHGDGDDIVAHDYTSSIFPYFQQWRKQYGPIYTYSTGFRQHLYVNEAELVKEMNQCMSLGLGKPTYISKRFGPILGNGILRSNGHSWAQQRKLIAPQFFQDKVKGMVDLMVESAQPLLRKWKETIETKGGNEAEISVDEDLRSLSANVIARACFGSSYSKGKQIFSKLRTLQQLLTNQTPLFGFTNFYTTNKSIREISNLEREIESLIWETVKVRESECKNNVKVHESECKNKVKVGESECKNNVKVPESECKNSVKVPESECKSNVKVCESECKNDVKVCESECKNDVKVHESECKSKDFMQQLLEATLVNNNDTKSSSTKQFIVDNCKNIYFAGHESTAIAASWCLMLLALYPKWQSSIREEVTQFCNHGFDATSLSNLNVVTMVIQEALRLYPPGAFISREALEEVEIGPIKVPKGVCIWTLIPTLHRDTNIWGEDANEFKPQRFSEGVSKACKHSQAYVPFGVGSRICIGKNFAMIQLKIILSLIVSNFTFSLSPNYQHSPTFKMIVEPEHGVQIIIRKI, encoded by the exons ATGGAGATTTCTCTGTGTAAAATGACTGTTTCAACTGTGATTTTTTCTGCAATTTTAGCAGTGATATTTCATCTGTATATTTCAATAGTGGTGAGATCAAGAAAAGTGAAAGAAAAGCTTAAAATCCAAGGTATAAAAGGACCTTCTCCTTCATTTTTCTATGGAAATCTCTCTGAAATGCAGAAAATTCAGATGAATTTCAGAGCTAAGTTCAGTTCTTCTTCTTTCCATGGTGATGGTGATGATATTGTTGCTCATGATTATACTTCCTCTATCTTTCCTTACTTTCAACAATGGCGAAAACAATACG GACCCATATACACATATTCAACTGGGTTTAGGCAACATTTATATGTAAATGAGGCAGAGCTAGTGAAAGAAATGAATCAATGTATGAGTTTGGGCCTAGGAAAGCCCACTTACATTAGCAAAAGATTTGGGCCTATACTTGGCAATGGCATCTTAAGGTCCAATGGACATTCTTGGGCCCAACAACGCAAACTTATTGCTCCTCAATTCTTTCAAGACAAGGTCAAG gGTATGGTTGATTTAATGGTTGAATCAGCACAACCATTGTTGAGAAAATGGAAGGAAACCATTGAAACAAAAGGTGGAAATGAAGCAGAAATAAGTGTTGATGAGGATTTAAGAAGCCTTTCAG CTAACGTAATTGCAAGAGCTTGCTTTGGGAGCTCATACTCCAAAGGAAAACAAATCTTCTCCAAACTTAGAACTCTCCAACAACTTCTCACAAACCAAACCCCTCTCTTTGGATTTACAAACTTCTACACTACAAACAAAAGCATTAGAGAAATTAGCAACCTAGAAAGAGAGATTGAATCCCTTATCTGGGAGACAGTGAAAGTACGTGAAAGTGAGTGTAAAAATAACGTGAAAGTACATGAAAGTGAGTGCAAAAACAAAGTGAAAGTGGGTGAAAGTGAGTGCAAAAACAACGTGAAAGTACCTGAAAGTGAGTGCAAAAACAGTGTGAAAGTACCTGAAAGTGAGTGCAAAAGCAATGTGAAAGTGTGTGAAAGTGAGTGCAAAAACGATGTGAAAGTGTGTGAAAGTGAGTGCAAAAACGATGTGAAAGTACATGAAAGTGAGTGCAAAAGCAAGGATTTTATGCAACAGTTGCTCGAGGCAACACTAGTTAACAACAACGACACAAAATCTTCGTCAACGAAGCAATTTATAGTTGACAATTGCAAGAATATATACTTTGCTGGCCATGAATCAACTGCTATTGCTGCTTCTTGGTGCCTTATGCTTCTTGCTTTGTATCCAAAGTGGCAATCAAGTATTAGAGAGGAAGTTACTCAATTTTGCAATCATGGGTTTGATGCAACTTCATTGTCCAACTTGAATGTG GTAACAATGGTAATTCAAGAGGCATTGAGACTATACCCACCCGGAGCATTCATATCAAGAGAAGCACTTGAAGAAGTTGAAATAGGACCCATAAAAGTACCAAAAGGAGTATGCATTTGGACATTAATTCCAACATTGCATAGAGATACAAACATATGGGGAGAAGATGCTAATGAGTTTAAACCACAAAGGTTTAGTGAAGGAGTTTCAAAAGCTTGCAAACATAGCCAAGCTTATGTTCCATTTGGAGTTGGAAGTAGAATTTGCATTGGGAAAAACTTTGCAATGATCCAATTGAAGATTATTCTTTCACTTATTGTTTCCAATTTCACCTTCTCTTTATCTCCTAATTATCAACATTCACCTACTTTTAAGATGATTGTTGAGCCGGAACATGGCGTTCAAATCATAATTCGGAAGATTTAG